A genomic segment from Nocardiopsis sp. Huas11 encodes:
- the eccCa gene encoding type VII secretion protein EccCa yields the protein MSLRVVHRPARAVHPTPAQEPHEVEAPPTLPDGKAQGNPLMTVLPMVGMMASLTIMMVMRNPAFMALGAVMLCVALLAALAMLFSRRGQVGRQRRNQRELYLQYLEELREELGGWEQRTRAHARLLDPPPEALYDVVRDPTRLWERRRRNRDFLRVRVGTGLTEGRHLRLAEQGTALTPTDPFMLSEAQAAIRRFESIPEMPLTLPLDMAGNVSVIGEREDVMRLVRALTVQFGAFHAPEDAGLAVSYPADRADDWAWLPWLPQVLDPQRREGGAAVRLIAPDPGKLGGLLADELRARTDFASEVRRGMGKREAYQMLRRLLVIHDTHGQVATELVRPDHAIDPVDLGVTVLHLVSRQIDEPSDVNVRVTVTGDQVRVEELRAADPIVSSGTVDDVPAATTLGLARMLAPLRLSPESIEETAQEGGSVDFPAMMGVHDPGDMDVPRMWAPRSERAFLRVPIGVDDMGQPVVLDLKESAQLGMGPHGLCVGATGSGKSEMLRTLVLALAASHPPERVSMVLVDYKGGATFAPFEDMPHVAGVITNLEDDAALIERVHASLSGEVQRRQQVLRDAGNVPNIGDYTFKREQDPSLPPLPHLLVIIDEFGELLTARPDFIELFLSIGRIGRSIGVHLLLSSQRIEGGKLRGLDTYLSYRLGLRTFSEEESRTVLNTPDAFHLPSLPGFGYLKVDTSVYQRFKAGYVSGAYRGPVAEEEPGDGRPSVRPYTAYNTGGDEPAQGRGSASSDSGPVMPSRTTGPTLLDVMVGQFDRHGEHTREIWLPPLPAATTLAAVVGEPEETDRGLRLPGDHGLLNVPLGLLDDATKQWQGPWLLDLTASGGHAAVIGGPQSGKTTLLRTLVLSLALTHTPDQVAVYCLDLLGGGLQSLSRLPHVGGVAVRTDAERVRRTVEEVRGMLDHRQEVFRTRGIDSVQQLRRRHARGEVPELASADVVFCIDGFGAIRKDFEDIDPIVTDLLQRGGGYGIHVVAGMLRWNDVRIAAQSNFGQKVELHLNDSSESQIDRKLSETISAGAQGRVLTDTKLFGQVALPRLDLEARDDDLGERVEEAVAAVDRAWRGARAPEVRILPHKLPARSLPTIAAEPKTVPIGVDERAMEPVLLDLFDRDQNLLVLGDGECGKTNLLKLVAEGLVARYPSDELVFAVMDPRRTLRGVVPEEYTGGYASSPKVCAGLAAGVAKELEARMPEDGDLDSLEPGSIKGPRIVVLADDYDVLTTAGQKPLAPFVPFVSNGRDIGLHFVVARRIAGASRGMFDPLVQSVREIGTSALVMSGDRSEGQILPRLYATAQPPGRGQWVTRGGSARLIQTALRDAEATDRP from the coding sequence ATGAGCCTCCGCGTCGTGCACCGTCCGGCACGGGCCGTCCACCCGACTCCCGCGCAGGAGCCGCACGAGGTGGAGGCGCCGCCGACCCTCCCCGACGGCAAGGCGCAGGGCAACCCGCTCATGACCGTCCTGCCGATGGTCGGCATGATGGCCTCGCTCACGATCATGATGGTGATGCGCAACCCGGCGTTCATGGCGCTGGGCGCCGTGATGCTGTGCGTGGCGCTGCTCGCCGCCCTGGCCATGCTGTTCTCGCGGCGCGGACAGGTCGGCCGCCAGCGCCGCAACCAGCGTGAGCTGTACCTGCAGTACCTGGAGGAGCTGCGCGAGGAGCTCGGCGGCTGGGAGCAGCGCACCCGCGCGCACGCCCGCCTGCTCGACCCGCCGCCCGAGGCGCTGTACGACGTCGTGCGCGACCCCACCCGGCTCTGGGAGCGCCGCCGGCGCAACCGCGACTTCCTGCGGGTGCGGGTGGGCACCGGCCTGACCGAGGGCCGCCACCTGCGCCTGGCCGAACAGGGCACCGCGCTCACCCCCACCGACCCCTTCATGCTGTCCGAGGCCCAGGCGGCCATCCGCCGCTTCGAGTCCATCCCCGAGATGCCGCTCACCCTGCCCCTGGACATGGCGGGCAACGTGAGCGTGATCGGGGAGCGCGAGGACGTCATGCGCCTCGTGCGCGCGCTGACCGTCCAGTTCGGCGCCTTCCACGCCCCCGAGGACGCCGGTCTGGCCGTGTCCTACCCCGCCGACCGCGCCGACGACTGGGCGTGGCTGCCGTGGCTGCCCCAGGTGCTCGACCCCCAGCGGCGCGAGGGCGGGGCGGCCGTACGCCTCATCGCCCCGGACCCCGGCAAGCTCGGCGGTCTGCTCGCCGACGAACTGCGGGCCCGCACCGACTTCGCCTCCGAGGTCCGCCGGGGCATGGGCAAGCGCGAGGCCTACCAGATGCTGCGGCGCCTGCTCGTCATCCACGACACCCACGGCCAGGTCGCCACCGAGCTGGTGCGCCCCGACCACGCGATCGACCCCGTCGACCTCGGCGTCACCGTGCTGCACCTGGTGTCCCGCCAGATCGACGAGCCCAGCGACGTCAACGTGCGCGTCACCGTCACCGGCGACCAGGTCCGCGTGGAGGAGCTGCGGGCCGCGGACCCGATCGTGAGCTCCGGGACCGTGGACGACGTCCCGGCGGCCACCACCCTGGGTCTGGCGCGCATGCTCGCGCCGCTGCGGCTGTCCCCGGAGTCGATCGAGGAGACCGCCCAGGAGGGCGGCAGCGTCGACTTCCCGGCGATGATGGGCGTGCACGACCCCGGGGACATGGACGTCCCCCGGATGTGGGCGCCGCGCAGCGAACGCGCGTTCCTGCGGGTCCCGATCGGTGTCGACGACATGGGGCAGCCGGTGGTGCTCGACCTCAAGGAGTCCGCGCAGCTGGGCATGGGTCCGCACGGATTGTGCGTGGGCGCCACGGGTTCGGGCAAGAGCGAGATGCTCCGGACGCTCGTCCTGGCGCTGGCCGCCTCCCACCCGCCCGAGCGGGTGAGCATGGTGCTGGTCGACTACAAGGGCGGCGCGACCTTCGCCCCCTTCGAGGACATGCCGCACGTCGCGGGCGTCATCACCAACCTGGAGGACGACGCCGCGCTCATCGAGCGGGTCCACGCCAGCCTGTCGGGCGAGGTGCAGCGCCGACAGCAGGTGCTGCGCGACGCCGGGAACGTACCCAACATCGGCGACTACACCTTCAAGCGCGAGCAGGACCCGAGCCTGCCGCCGCTGCCGCACCTGCTCGTCATCATCGACGAGTTCGGCGAGCTGCTCACCGCGCGGCCGGACTTCATCGAGCTGTTCCTGTCCATCGGCCGCATCGGCCGGAGCATCGGCGTACACCTGCTGCTGTCCAGTCAGCGCATCGAGGGCGGCAAGCTGCGCGGCCTGGACACCTACCTCTCCTACCGGCTCGGCCTGCGCACGTTCTCCGAGGAGGAGAGCCGCACCGTCCTCAACACCCCCGACGCCTTCCACCTGCCGTCCCTTCCGGGGTTCGGCTATCTGAAGGTGGACACCAGCGTCTACCAGCGGTTCAAGGCGGGGTACGTGTCCGGTGCCTACCGCGGGCCGGTCGCCGAGGAGGAGCCCGGCGACGGCAGGCCGTCGGTGCGCCCCTACACCGCCTACAACACCGGCGGCGACGAGCCCGCGCAGGGGCGGGGAAGCGCGTCCTCCGACAGCGGTCCCGTCATGCCGTCCCGGACGACCGGACCGACCCTGCTCGACGTCATGGTCGGCCAGTTCGACCGGCACGGAGAGCACACGCGCGAGATCTGGCTGCCCCCGCTGCCGGCGGCGACGACGCTGGCCGCGGTGGTCGGCGAGCCCGAGGAGACCGACCGCGGGCTCCGGCTGCCCGGCGACCACGGCCTGCTGAACGTGCCGCTCGGCCTGCTGGACGACGCCACCAAGCAGTGGCAGGGCCCGTGGCTGCTGGACCTGACCGCCTCGGGCGGGCACGCCGCGGTCATCGGCGGTCCGCAGAGCGGCAAGACGACGCTGCTGCGCACCCTGGTGCTCTCCCTGGCACTGACCCACACCCCCGACCAGGTCGCCGTGTACTGCCTGGACCTGCTGGGCGGCGGGCTCCAATCGCTCTCGCGGCTTCCGCACGTGGGCGGCGTGGCGGTGCGCACCGACGCCGAGCGGGTGCGGCGCACGGTCGAGGAGGTGCGCGGGATGCTCGACCACCGCCAGGAGGTCTTCCGCACCCGCGGCATCGACTCGGTCCAGCAGCTGCGCCGACGGCACGCGCGGGGCGAGGTCCCCGAGCTGGCCAGCGCGGACGTGGTGTTCTGCATCGACGGGTTCGGGGCGATCCGCAAGGACTTCGAGGACATCGACCCCATCGTCACCGACCTGCTCCAGCGCGGCGGCGGCTACGGCATCCACGTCGTGGCGGGCATGCTGCGGTGGAACGACGTGCGCATCGCCGCCCAGTCCAACTTCGGGCAGAAGGTGGAGCTGCACCTGAACGACTCCTCGGAGTCGCAGATCGACCGGAAGCTCTCCGAGACGATCAGCGCCGGGGCCCAGGGCCGCGTGCTCACCGACACCAAGCTGTTCGGCCAGGTGGCGCTGCCCCGACTGGACCTGGAGGCCCGCGACGACGACCTGGGCGAGCGGGTCGAGGAGGCGGTCGCGGCCGTGGACCGCGCCTGGCGCGGCGCACGCGCGCCCGAGGTGCGCATCCTGCCGCACAAGCTGCCCGCCCGCAGCCTGCCCACCATCGCGGCCGAGCCCAAGACCGTGCCGATCGGCGTGGACGAGCGGGCCATGGAACCGGTGCTGCTGGACCTGTTCGACCGCGACCAGAACCTGCTGGTCCTGGGAGACGGCGAGTGCGGCAAGACCAACCTGCTCAAGCTGGTCGCCGAGGGCCTGGTGGCGCGCTACCCCTCGGACGAGCTCGTGTTCGCGGTGATGGACCCGCGGCGCACCCTGCGCGGCGTGGTGCCCGAGGAGTACACGGGCGGGTACGCGAGCAGCCCGAAGGTGTGCGCGGGACTGGCCGCGGGCGTGGCCAAGGAGTTGGAGGCCCGGATGCCCGAGGACGGGGACCTGGACTCGCTGGAGCCCGGTTCGATCAAGGGCCCCCGGATCGTGGTGCTCGCCGACGACTACGACGTGCTCACCACGGCCGGACAGAAGCCGCTGGCGCCGTTCGTGCCGTTCGTGTCCAACGGGCGCGACATCGGCCTGCACTTCGTGGTCGCCCGCCGTATCGCGGGAGCGAGCCGGGGCATGTTCGACCCGCTCGTGCAGTCGGTGCGCGAGATCGGCACGAGCGCCCTGGTGATGAGCGGCGACCGCAGCGAGGGCCAGATCCTGCCCCGCCTGTACGCGACCGCCCAGCCGCCCGGCCGCGGCCAGTGGGTGACCCGCGGCGGTTCGGCCCGCCTCATCCAGACCGCCCTGCGCGATGCCGAGGCCACCGACCGGCCCTGA
- a CDS encoding DUF6177 family protein, translated as MSHDVVALLATSPSRDALLQALLQAGPQLRMRLVAEGAIIELRDDSGRLVAAVQAAQRLALSAEADRLLTDGISDDLPAQPYWVEARGADLADVDTAGIARRFARALADDHGGLVWEPETRLDRGGALEGTTDHPAVTARTDTSFVVVQDRPLVSISPWLVDAIAAHGRVGRRLQLVTPSTSRITHALRSLLAAPASRWVVRAPDGGFYDGFFGVPLVWSAEEGFVVDSTARAEDGPHEEFRGSGRDLGSQLLIDLHVEHPAEDDLVLGSAAELLAETLGGSLPSLWGTSEPAPLAWDRDALTAACRRRVPGQTWTVFTGPPPAVRESGVRPFAGTLKVGRSAHGVRESITFAVGYEPGAEPDFDALAPLVEELTGRDVLRTMVVQRLAGRPDLTYAPRWSGAPAPVGMAVGVEGVSETGRDHALSAPVDGVPFGPPLTPAIWYRVGDGLEPDAWDRFRALMDHLRPKGAPAGR; from the coding sequence TTGAGCCACGACGTGGTCGCACTGCTGGCGACGTCCCCCAGCCGGGACGCCCTGCTGCAGGCTCTGCTGCAGGCCGGCCCCCAGCTGCGCATGCGGCTCGTCGCCGAAGGCGCGATCATCGAGCTGCGCGACGACTCCGGACGTCTCGTGGCCGCCGTCCAGGCCGCCCAGCGCCTGGCCCTGTCCGCCGAGGCCGACCGCCTGCTCACCGACGGGATCAGCGACGACCTGCCCGCCCAGCCCTACTGGGTGGAGGCCCGGGGCGCCGACCTCGCCGACGTCGACACCGCCGGGATCGCGCGCCGCTTCGCCCGCGCCCTGGCCGACGACCACGGCGGCCTCGTGTGGGAGCCCGAGACCCGGCTCGACCGCGGCGGCGCCCTGGAGGGCACCACCGACCACCCGGCCGTCACGGCGCGCACCGACACCTCCTTCGTCGTCGTCCAGGACCGGCCGCTGGTCTCGATCTCCCCCTGGCTCGTGGACGCCATCGCCGCCCACGGCCGCGTGGGCCGCCGCCTCCAGCTCGTCACCCCCTCCACCAGCCGCATCACCCATGCCCTGCGCTCCCTGCTCGCCGCCCCGGCCTCCCGCTGGGTCGTGCGCGCGCCGGACGGCGGTTTCTACGACGGCTTCTTCGGCGTGCCCCTGGTCTGGAGCGCCGAGGAGGGCTTCGTCGTCGACTCCACCGCCCGGGCCGAGGACGGACCGCACGAGGAGTTCCGCGGCTCGGGGCGCGACCTCGGCTCCCAGCTGCTCATCGACCTGCACGTGGAGCACCCGGCCGAGGACGACCTGGTCCTGGGCTCGGCCGCCGAGCTCCTCGCCGAGACCCTCGGCGGCTCCCTGCCGTCCCTGTGGGGCACCAGCGAGCCCGCGCCCCTGGCCTGGGACCGCGACGCCCTCACCGCGGCCTGCCGCCGCCGAGTCCCCGGGCAGACCTGGACCGTCTTCACCGGTCCGCCGCCCGCGGTGCGCGAGAGCGGCGTGCGGCCCTTCGCCGGCACGCTCAAGGTGGGCCGCTCCGCGCACGGCGTCCGCGAGAGCATCACCTTCGCGGTGGGCTACGAGCCCGGCGCCGAACCGGACTTCGACGCGCTGGCCCCCCTCGTCGAGGAACTGACCGGGCGCGACGTCCTGCGGACGATGGTCGTGCAGCGCCTGGCCGGCCGCCCGGACCTGACCTACGCCCCTCGCTGGTCGGGCGCGCCCGCGCCCGTGGGCATGGCGGTCGGGGTGGAGGGCGTCTCCGAAACCGGACGGGACCACGCCCTGTCCGCGCCCGTGGACGGCGTCCCGTTCGGGCCGCCGCTGACCCCCGCGATCTGGTACCGCGTCGGGGACGGCCTCGAACCCGACGCCTGGGACCGCTTCCGCGCCCTCATGGACCACCTTCGGCCGAAGGGCGCTCCCGCCGGGCGATGA
- a CDS encoding immunity 49 family protein: MTRYVPRHDLAIEVSPNRWDLDRKNREHWADRLDHGADSIDMSLSTLYLDALFSVHADPEAAMLETWEAWVAAMQMHHAFFMLTTSAPGTELELMVDHKVRRPVATGPESCTNADNWTTAFHLAVICRDHERYRQLCEIPVDLLREAGESKGTEYNPYTYHWISAIQDFVLNRPGLGDHLRSAMELSAPERADFGSPEVLDTIVFPQMRVFLHLVRRDTDKFNDVLVRSLERFRAFQTADEQRARKVSGIVPLGLLSLACLAFDTGRHDPDFRMEVESGYLPEHLLQADWHGEFPI, translated from the coding sequence ATGACCCGCTACGTTCCCCGGCACGACCTGGCCATCGAGGTCTCCCCGAACCGCTGGGACCTGGACAGGAAGAACCGCGAGCACTGGGCCGACCGCCTGGACCACGGCGCCGACAGCATCGACATGTCGCTGTCCACGCTCTACCTCGACGCGTTGTTCAGCGTGCACGCCGACCCCGAGGCGGCCATGTTGGAGACCTGGGAGGCCTGGGTCGCCGCGATGCAGATGCACCACGCGTTCTTCATGCTGACCACCAGCGCCCCGGGCACCGAGCTGGAGCTCATGGTCGACCACAAGGTCCGCCGCCCCGTGGCCACCGGCCCCGAGTCCTGCACCAACGCCGACAACTGGACCACGGCCTTCCACCTGGCCGTCATCTGCCGCGACCACGAGCGTTACCGGCAGCTGTGCGAGATCCCCGTCGACCTGCTCCGCGAGGCCGGCGAGAGCAAGGGCACCGAGTACAACCCCTACACCTACCACTGGATCTCCGCCATCCAGGACTTCGTCCTCAACCGCCCCGGCCTGGGCGATCACCTCCGGTCCGCGATGGAGCTGTCCGCCCCCGAACGCGCCGACTTCGGCAGCCCCGAGGTCCTCGACACGATCGTGTTCCCGCAGATGAGGGTCTTCCTTCACCTCGTGCGGCGCGACACCGACAAGTTCAACGACGTCCTGGTCCGGAGCCTGGAGCGGTTCCGCGCCTTCCAGACCGCCGACGAGCAGCGCGCCAGGAAGGTCTCCGGCATCGTGCCGCTCGGGCTGCTCTCCCTGGCCTGCCTGGCCTTCGACACCGGCCGGCACGACCCCGACTTCCGCATGGAGGTGGAGTCCGGCTACCTGCCCGAACACCTGTTGCAGGCCGACTGGCACGGCGAGTTCCCCATCTAG
- a CDS encoding immunity protein YezG family protein gives MTMPPDEQHQILQNVGGLVLDSVDDDWDEITATYSALVGMSTTSLTVTTRDGRTRKGKFPLRAVPMMSELRAGMHDEEKGTWYTAKYTIQRPGKFSVSYEYDTEPVFGFEIDPRTFYEDLDHYPRPFETLPEWLRGKLVEALELIKQDERNG, from the coding sequence ATGACGATGCCACCCGACGAACAGCACCAGATCCTCCAGAACGTGGGCGGCCTGGTATTGGACAGCGTCGACGACGACTGGGACGAGATCACCGCCACCTATTCCGCACTGGTGGGAATGTCCACCACGAGCCTCACCGTGACGACGCGCGACGGCCGAACGCGGAAGGGAAAGTTCCCACTCAGGGCCGTGCCGATGATGAGCGAACTTCGCGCTGGAATGCACGACGAAGAGAAGGGCACCTGGTACACCGCGAAGTACACCATCCAGCGGCCGGGGAAGTTCTCCGTCTCCTACGAATACGACACCGAGCCGGTTTTCGGTTTCGAGATCGATCCACGGACTTTCTACGAGGACCTCGACCACTACCCCCGCCCCTTCGAGACGTTGCCGGAATGGCTCCGGGGAAAACTGGTGGAGGCCCTCGAACTCATCAAGCAGGACGAGCGGAACGGCTGA
- a CDS encoding DNA/RNA non-specific endonuclease, with the protein MTADMCTPNPGGAINPDAFPIPTVSPAALEGLASRLRAHGTELAGVGQDIKTHWGGLSSCYRAPEAETLFSVLDPVASDGDDVETSMGDAATALETFAERARDIKSRWNTLKADANAFLATIDTSTDEWRKAEGWWDRLWGKESGNVGRNNELHAEAAALQQEYEEAERDCANAINAGIAGRTNFVAGDLSGEQTLGDNDYVHGYEGDLSEVPMAWGAPVETDHGWWVDASHAVWDFGVGAVEGLGSMVGAYSSEGWFEASWGDALWEHWEGTAQSAASLVGMYDAEADSWGWSGMDSVGAAWKDAAHAVVPWEEWGDRPGYVIGTALLNIGATVGGALLTATGVGAVVGVPLMAWRGAAMLDKMGGSRVPDLDADGLRIDVSNGLPSYGNPRLPSLTFDLSNLNPLKNLSFSPSQLTDLRGTLDKLIGFNLRGDHDTATAGGDQRRTTGGSDDADANTDADAGNGTLDPTIEHVSVAQRLVDDLGLDPSLGRTFDGMSTRAQDHPGWELSQYSDSTPGSSADPARVPAGVGARSDAAEAGATPDRRVDLTGTGDRDGLEGPDGLDRLDIDASNNRPVVTNSVDNNTGTTPRNGTGDTGGIDVRENGSGPGDGTGGRSGPPAPPPGRGGLPDDDGRPFTDREDGDPARDDGDPSWQDGPRTEVHEGDLTTRRDGQDGDAGNGDRDRDGDRGGDGDGDDLDPRYRAPEVDPENVHEIKKGDKGFPGRNSVFNPKNLQPNSMYDVEGRGRFYTDENRKITYIETHPGEKGNRNPELRNPRADTTYAVEVLENKGHRYYYETDDKSRTAHAHGDLQRVRSEADTGGLSLEEKNELYRANDQGVEGRKGGGEYDPNADFHSADWDGGHFIGTGFGGSGHRLNLYAQLRELNQIQTGTTKETNFFRLEQFWREQVDSGKKVEVSFEAVYPEKGEVPTVVEVNYSIDGVPQNPIQYENVPDRKNGSAPARSYAERIAAAALSIPVVAGLTGYDDPGAVPELPDTEASSPGPEPGRDTDVPHI; encoded by the coding sequence GTGACCGCTGACATGTGCACGCCGAACCCCGGCGGCGCCATCAACCCCGACGCCTTCCCGATCCCCACGGTCTCGCCGGCCGCGCTCGAAGGACTCGCCTCCCGGCTGAGGGCCCACGGCACCGAGCTCGCCGGTGTCGGCCAGGACATCAAGACCCACTGGGGCGGGCTCTCCTCCTGCTACAGGGCGCCGGAGGCGGAGACCCTGTTCTCGGTGCTCGACCCCGTCGCCTCCGACGGCGACGACGTCGAGACCTCGATGGGCGACGCCGCCACCGCCCTGGAGACCTTCGCCGAGCGGGCGCGCGACATCAAGAGCCGCTGGAACACGCTGAAGGCCGACGCCAACGCCTTCCTGGCCACCATCGACACCAGCACCGACGAGTGGCGCAAGGCCGAGGGCTGGTGGGACCGGCTCTGGGGCAAGGAGAGCGGCAACGTCGGCAGGAACAACGAGCTGCACGCCGAGGCCGCCGCGCTCCAGCAGGAGTACGAGGAGGCCGAGCGGGACTGCGCCAACGCCATCAACGCCGGGATCGCCGGCCGCACCAACTTCGTCGCGGGCGACCTCAGCGGCGAGCAGACCCTGGGCGACAACGACTACGTGCACGGCTACGAGGGCGACCTGTCCGAGGTGCCCATGGCCTGGGGCGCGCCCGTGGAGACCGACCACGGCTGGTGGGTGGACGCGAGCCACGCGGTGTGGGACTTCGGCGTGGGCGCGGTCGAGGGTCTGGGCAGCATGGTGGGCGCCTACAGCTCCGAGGGCTGGTTCGAGGCCTCCTGGGGCGACGCCCTGTGGGAGCACTGGGAGGGCACGGCGCAGTCCGCCGCGTCCCTGGTGGGCATGTACGACGCCGAGGCCGACAGCTGGGGCTGGTCCGGCATGGACAGCGTCGGCGCGGCGTGGAAGGACGCCGCGCACGCGGTCGTTCCCTGGGAGGAGTGGGGCGACCGGCCGGGCTACGTCATCGGCACGGCGCTGCTCAACATCGGCGCGACCGTCGGCGGCGCGCTCCTGACCGCCACCGGGGTGGGCGCGGTGGTCGGTGTGCCGCTGATGGCCTGGCGCGGCGCCGCGATGCTCGACAAGATGGGCGGTTCCCGGGTCCCGGACCTGGACGCCGACGGGCTCCGCATCGACGTGTCGAACGGGCTTCCCAGCTACGGCAACCCCCGCCTGCCGAGTCTCACGTTCGACCTGAGCAACCTGAATCCCCTGAAGAACCTCAGCTTCAGCCCGAGCCAGCTCACGGACCTGCGCGGCACGCTCGACAAGCTGATCGGCTTCAACCTCCGGGGCGACCACGACACGGCCACGGCCGGGGGCGACCAGCGCCGGACGACGGGCGGCTCCGACGACGCGGACGCGAACACCGACGCGGACGCCGGCAACGGCACGCTCGACCCCACGATCGAACACGTCTCGGTGGCCCAGCGCCTGGTGGACGATCTGGGACTGGACCCTTCACTCGGCCGCACCTTCGACGGCATGAGCACGAGGGCGCAGGACCACCCGGGTTGGGAGCTGTCGCAGTACTCCGACTCCACGCCCGGCTCGTCCGCGGACCCGGCCAGAGTGCCCGCCGGTGTCGGCGCCCGGTCGGACGCCGCGGAGGCCGGGGCCACTCCGGACCGCCGTGTCGACCTGACCGGCACCGGCGACCGCGACGGGCTCGAAGGGCCCGACGGGCTCGACCGCCTCGACATCGACGCCTCGAACAACCGCCCCGTCGTCACCAACAGCGTCGACAACAACACCGGCACCACGCCCCGCAACGGCACCGGGGACACCGGAGGCATCGACGTCCGCGAGAACGGGTCCGGCCCGGGTGACGGCACGGGCGGGCGTTCCGGTCCCCCCGCTCCCCCGCCCGGCCGCGGCGGCCTTCCCGACGACGACGGCCGACCGTTCACCGACCGCGAGGACGGCGACCCGGCCCGCGACGACGGCGACCCCTCCTGGCAGGACGGACCGAGGACCGAGGTCCACGAGGGTGACCTGACGACCAGACGGGACGGCCAGGACGGCGACGCCGGCAACGGCGACCGCGACCGCGATGGGGACCGCGGCGGCGATGGCGATGGCGACGACCTCGACCCCCGCTACCGGGCGCCGGAGGTCGACCCCGAGAACGTCCACGAGATCAAGAAGGGCGACAAGGGGTTCCCCGGGCGCAACTCCGTCTTCAATCCGAAGAACCTCCAACCGAACTCGATGTACGACGTCGAGGGCCGCGGGAGGTTCTACACCGACGAGAACCGGAAGATCACCTACATCGAGACGCACCCGGGAGAGAAGGGCAACCGGAACCCGGAACTGAGGAACCCCCGGGCGGACACCACCTACGCCGTCGAGGTGCTCGAGAACAAGGGCCACAGGTACTACTACGAGACCGACGACAAGTCGCGCACCGCGCACGCCCACGGCGACCTCCAGAGGGTCAGGTCGGAAGCGGACACCGGCGGCCTCAGCCTCGAGGAGAAGAACGAGCTGTACCGTGCGAACGACCAGGGGGTCGAAGGGCGCAAGGGCGGCGGCGAGTACGACCCGAACGCCGACTTCCACTCGGCCGACTGGGACGGCGGCCACTTCATCGGGACCGGGTTCGGTGGCAGTGGTCACCGCCTCAACCTGTACGCACAACTCCGCGAGCTCAACCAGATCCAGACGGGCACGACGAAGGAGACCAACTTCTTCCGCCTGGAGCAGTTCTGGCGCGAGCAGGTGGACAGTGGAAAGAAGGTCGAGGTCTCGTTCGAGGCGGTCTACCCTGAAAAGGGAGAGGTGCCGACGGTCGTCGAAGTGAACTACTCCATCGACGGCGTTCCGCAGAATCCCATCCAGTACGAGAACGTTCCGGACCGCAAGAACGGATCGGCTCCCGCGAGGTCCTACGCGGAACGCATCGCCGCCGCCGCTCTGTCCATTCCCGTCGTCGCCGGGCTGACCGGATACGATGACCCCGGCGCAGTGCCCGAACTGCCGGACACCGAGGCTTCCAGCCCAGGCCCGGAGCCCGGCCGTGACACCGACGTGCCCCACATCTGA
- a CDS encoding DUF6507 family protein, whose amino-acid sequence MSTWDIQPSEVGGVLTTVSGFIGEEGGSECLVGCMEKIEARIVEISEEANSGPVSIALGEFAEVQFGVMGGMASLTVSALTGASEATTHYVEGNLTMAAEAQAGAGEVPEPENLPEPQP is encoded by the coding sequence ATGTCGACGTGGGACATCCAGCCGAGCGAGGTCGGCGGCGTCCTGACCACCGTCTCCGGATTCATCGGCGAGGAGGGCGGTTCCGAATGCCTGGTCGGATGCATGGAGAAGATCGAGGCGCGCATCGTCGAGATCAGCGAGGAAGCGAACAGCGGCCCCGTCTCGATCGCCCTGGGCGAGTTCGCCGAGGTGCAGTTCGGCGTGATGGGCGGCATGGCGAGCCTGACCGTGAGCGCACTCACCGGCGCGAGCGAGGCCACCACCCACTACGTCGAGGGCAACCTGACGATGGCCGCGGAGGCCCAGGCCGGAGCGGGCGAGGTGCCCGAACCGGAGAACCTCCCGGAGCCGCAGCCCTGA
- a CDS encoding pore-forming ESAT-6 family protein — protein sequence MSGRNSYDVGASQEVQGDISTIVSRLEAIIGEHDTDVSQAMADMEIDGVSEEYNEKEIKWHNAANEVRAIIRLVRDTLETNDATAEESLSRASTAVANI from the coding sequence ATGAGTGGACGCAACTCGTACGACGTCGGTGCCTCCCAGGAGGTCCAGGGCGACATCAGCACCATCGTCAGCCGCCTCGAGGCGATCATCGGCGAGCACGACACCGACGTCAGCCAGGCGATGGCCGACATGGAGATCGACGGTGTCTCGGAGGAGTACAACGAGAAGGAGATCAAGTGGCACAACGCCGCTAACGAGGTTCGTGCGATCATCCGTCTCGTCCGCGACACCCTGGAGACCAACGACGCCACCGCGGAGGAGTCCCTCAGCCGCGCGAGCACGGCGGTCGCCAACATCTGA